In Candidatus Binataceae bacterium, a genomic segment contains:
- a CDS encoding GFA family protein encodes MLEGHCLCGKVRYEIDGALGPVVQCHCSLCRRASGSAFATNASVDAKAFRIVAGRKSIKSYESSKGGTRAFCRRCGSPVFGLVAGAPQIVRIRLGLLENSGGAHPVAHVWTKSKADWDEIGATLKQFDEAAPPDFIMPGASAKKPRKPKKSATKKNKK; translated from the coding sequence ATGCTTGAGGGACATTGCCTGTGCGGGAAGGTGCGCTACGAAATCGATGGCGCGCTCGGCCCGGTCGTTCAGTGCCATTGCTCGTTGTGCCGGCGCGCGTCGGGCTCGGCGTTTGCGACCAATGCCTCAGTTGATGCGAAGGCGTTTCGAATCGTCGCGGGCCGCAAATCGATTAAGAGTTACGAATCATCGAAAGGCGGCACGCGCGCATTCTGCCGGCGATGCGGCTCGCCGGTGTTCGGATTGGTCGCAGGCGCGCCGCAGATCGTGCGAATCCGCCTCGGATTGCTCGAAAACTCGGGCGGTGCGCATCCTGTCGCGCACGTATGGACAAAATCGAAAGCCGACTGGGATGAGATCGGCGCCACGCTCAAGCAGTTCGATGAGGCGGCGCCGCCGGACTTCATCATGCCCGGCGCCAGCGCGAAGAAACCCAGGAAGCCGAAGAAGTCCGCAACGAAGAAAAACAAGAAGTGA